A genomic window from Oryctolagus cuniculus chromosome 12, mOryCun1.1, whole genome shotgun sequence includes:
- the GNPNAT1 gene encoding glucosamine 6-phosphate N-acetyltransferase isoform X1 — MKPDETPMFDPSLLKEVDWSQNTATFSPAISPTHPGEGLVLRPLCTADLNRGFFKVLGQLTETGAINPEQFMKSFEHMKKSGDYYVTVVEDVTLGQIVATATLIIEHKFIHSCAKRGRVEDVVVSDECRGKQLGKLLLSTLTLLSKKLNCYKITLECLPQNVGFYKKFGYTVSEENYMCRRFLK, encoded by the exons ATGAAACCTGATGAAACACCAATGTTTGACCCTAGTCTTCTCAAAGAAGTGGACTGGAGTCAGAATACAGCTACATTTTCTCCAGCCATTTCTCCAACACATCCTGGAGAaggtttggttttgaggcctCTTTGTACTGCTGACTTAAACAGAG GCTTTTTTAAGGTCCTGGGTCAGCTGACAGAGACTGGAGCCATCAACCCTGAACAATTTATGA aatcTTTTGAACATATGAAGAAATCTGGGGATTATTACGTTACAGTTGTAGAAGATGTGACTCTAGGACAGATTGTTGCTACAGCAACTCTGATAATAGAACATAAATTCATCCATTCCTGTGCTAAG AGAGGAAGAGTAGAAGATGTTGTCGTTAGTGATGAATGCAGAGGAAAGCAGCTCGGCAAATT GTTATTATCAACCCTTACTTTGCTAAGCAAAAAACTAAACTGCTATAAGATTACCCTTGAATGTCTACCACAAAATGTTGGTTTCTATAAAAAGTTTGGATATACAGTATCTGAAGAAAACTACATGTGTCGGAGATTTCTGAAGTAA
- the GNPNAT1 gene encoding glucosamine 6-phosphate N-acetyltransferase isoform X3 has product MKPDETPMFDPSLLKEVDWSQNTATFSPAISPTHPGEGLVLRPLCTADLNRGFFKVLGQLTETGAINPEQFMKSFEHMKKSGDYYVTVVEDVTLGQIVATATLIIEHKFIHSCAKRGRVEDVVVSDECRGKQLGKL; this is encoded by the exons ATGAAACCTGATGAAACACCAATGTTTGACCCTAGTCTTCTCAAAGAAGTGGACTGGAGTCAGAATACAGCTACATTTTCTCCAGCCATTTCTCCAACACATCCTGGAGAaggtttggttttgaggcctCTTTGTACTGCTGACTTAAACAGAG GCTTTTTTAAGGTCCTGGGTCAGCTGACAGAGACTGGAGCCATCAACCCTGAACAATTTATGA aatcTTTTGAACATATGAAGAAATCTGGGGATTATTACGTTACAGTTGTAGAAGATGTGACTCTAGGACAGATTGTTGCTACAGCAACTCTGATAATAGAACATAAATTCATCCATTCCTGTGCTAAG AGAGGAAGAGTAGAAGATGTTGTCGTTAGTGATGAATGCAGAGGAAAGCAGCTCGGCAAATTGTAA
- the GNPNAT1 gene encoding glucosamine 6-phosphate N-acetyltransferase isoform X2: protein MKPDETPMFDPSLLKEVDWSQNTATFSPAISPTHPGEGLVLRPLCTADLNRGFFKVLGQLTETGAINPEQFMKSFEHMKKSGDYYVTVVEDVTLGQIVATATLIIEHKFIHSCAKRGRVEDVVVSDECRGKQLGKLSKTISAIYSRSPTSSHAAHRLQRTMSGSNI from the exons ATGAAACCTGATGAAACACCAATGTTTGACCCTAGTCTTCTCAAAGAAGTGGACTGGAGTCAGAATACAGCTACATTTTCTCCAGCCATTTCTCCAACACATCCTGGAGAaggtttggttttgaggcctCTTTGTACTGCTGACTTAAACAGAG GCTTTTTTAAGGTCCTGGGTCAGCTGACAGAGACTGGAGCCATCAACCCTGAACAATTTATGA aatcTTTTGAACATATGAAGAAATCTGGGGATTATTACGTTACAGTTGTAGAAGATGTGACTCTAGGACAGATTGTTGCTACAGCAACTCTGATAATAGAACATAAATTCATCCATTCCTGTGCTAAG AGAGGAAGAGTAGAAGATGTTGTCGTTAGTGATGAATGCAGAGGAAAGCAGCTCGGCAAATT gagtaaAACCATCAGTGCCATCTACAGCAGAAGTCCCACATCTTCACACGCTGCTCACAGACTGCAGAGAACCATGTCTGGAAGCAACATATAA